From the genome of Rattus rattus isolate New Zealand chromosome 6, Rrattus_CSIRO_v1, whole genome shotgun sequence:
TGATATCATTTCTTTGTTATATTACAGATGTTCAAGTGCTATAGCCTGGAGTGTCTCCAGTTGATCCCTTTATGATGGAGTTTGATGTGCTAGAGCACTCCCCTGTTTTGACTGAGTCTGTTTAtttagttaatttaatttttaaacttctctGTGAGCTGGTCTTACAGCAAAGAGAAGCAAGTCAGGCAAACTGGGATAAGTGTGATGGGAACATCCCGGGCAGTCTCATCCAGTGTCTGAGCCAGTGTCCACTTTCACTGTTATGGCGGTCCACAACAATTCAATCTTACTGAAACTCTTCAGCGATATTCTGGATTGAATATTTAAGCTCCGCAGTTCTTACCAAGCTTCCTCGAGTTCTCAGAGGAGCCCACAGTGCAAAACATTAAGAATCACATGAAAAAGTAAAGTGGATTCCGTGTTTCCTTTGCAATCTTTCTCCTTAGTGTTCCCAAATGCTTGACACAGGACCCTCCTTACCAGGGTGCTCTGGCTGGCGGTCTTCACAAGAGTTGCATTCTGCTCAGAGCAAAACAGCTTGCTCTCTTCCCATGTTAGGTTACGCCTGAAGAACCCATAGCAACTGTCTCCATGGTATCTCCACTTTGTGGCACAGGGGCTGCACTTGTGCTCTGAAGGTGAGACCGAGAATGGGGCTGTCAAAAATCTGGCCAAAGCTTTTCCCACCTGCAGCATTCCTGCTCCGGTGGGCCTCCCTCTAGTTACCGTGACAGATGTGTGCTGCACATCAGAGATGTTTCCAAGCCAGACTTACCAAAAGCGCTCTTAGTCTTAATTTCTGATTGTCTAATCAACTCCTGGCAGAATTTCTTGGCCAATTGTTGCAGAGTGGCTGAGAGATTTTCCTTTTCGGCCAGTAGATATTTTTGCTGTGTGACTGCTAGATGTAGAGATGAGATAAATTATACCTGGGTCTCAAGGTCAGAAAGATGATGGCAGGATTCTTGTGTGAACTTTCATGTCTATAAACCTGCTGGTAGCTAAAGAGTTCACCAGATACAAAAACTCAATGAATACTGAAAAGGGAAATTAAAAGGGCTGCGTAAAGAGTGTGGGAATCGACTGGCTATGAGAGTCCCGAGGTGAAATCACGTGACTGAGGCAGCTGTTCCAATATTTCCTGGACAGGTTTCTAAGCGGGCTTTATAGTGATGAGAAGCCTTGTGTTTTGTATTCTGTTCTAAATATAACACTTTCAGTGTATGTTTGGATGACTATTCTAACTATgtagaacagtggttcttaacctgtaggTTGTAACCCAttgggtcaaacaaccctttcacagaggtggCATATCAGATAtactgcatatcaaatatttacattatcattcacagtagcaaaattacagttaggaagtagcaatgaacatAATTTCATTGTTGGAGGTTACTATAACACGAAGAACCGTGTTAAAGGGtggaagcattaggaaggctgagaacccctTGGATAGAAATTcaggtagatacatacatagactGCAGTCTGATTAGTTTTGCTGCCTGGTTTCTTATTTCCAAGTTCcttatgaaacattttaaattaagaaaaataatgttacaATGTTTAAAATGCTTTCAGATCCATGTAAACAACATAAGGAGTAAGGgattctaaaatgtatttaaagcAGGAAGATAAATTAGCAACACAAATTATGACATGACCttataaagttttattattaGAAAGTCATGATCAGAAAACCAATGTGTCAGTAAATAAAATGGGATGGAGTGTATTTTATATAGATAGACTAGAACAAGCAAGATTTCATataggaagacacaggctttatttttgaaattaggaAAATTCTAGATTGCTCAGGCCTCAGATTAagcaaggcagagagggagaaagatagCTTGGATCCATAGTAAGGAGGAATCTTAAATGTCAGCAATACATTCTGAAAGTAAttttaactaaagaaaaaaactaaaggtGATTTGAAcaagagcagggggagggggaggggaggtctcTCCCTTCTGAGTTTTCACCCTATGAGGCTATGTCCACAGCAGTGTTCAGGACAATCAGAATAGGTGACAAACAGAGGAGCGAAAACATTTAGGAAGCTTAGTATAGTACACCAGGAACTCGTGGCTATTGTTTTCCTTGGATCAAAACCCTGGCAAGGAGCCAGTACTTACACATGATCCCCAGAGCCACGAGTCCAGCAACCAGCCCCATGGATGAGATCAGCAGAATTAAAGCCGTCACACGCCACCAAGAAGAGGCAGGCTCAGCTGTGGGGGGACAGAAAAGACGCAAGCAGAAGGCTGTCAGGCTATCCTGGGCATCTCAGGATTGTCTAAGTATCATAAACACTACGGCAAGCTATGTGTGAGAGAGCAAAGTTACCCACACTCGggacatagaggcaggagggtcaagagttcaaagccagtcttgactacatagcaaattcagtGCCAGTCTAGACGAtttgagatcctgtctgaaagcCTGACAAAACGTGGGCTAGTAATATAGCTTAGCAGATAAGATGCATAAGCCTGACAACCAGGTTTGAGCCCTAGGATACaggtgagaggaaggaacctgtcATCTTCATTGCATTGGTGACAATCCTCAATGAGAATGGTCTAATTTACACCACCCATTCATCTCCATTCTCTGTGGCTTATTCTCTGTCCAGTCTAAAATGTAACTGGCTGCCAAGGCCACATCTGTTTGGGggttttagttgttgtttttgctttttgtttttgcatcCCCATGCCAATTACCAGCTTTGGCATCTGTGggatgggtaaactgaggcaggcggCTGATGGGAGTCAGTGCTTAAAGCTGCTGGCAGGGTTCAGTCCAGATACCGACAGAGGCTTCTACCTAAGGCAGCCAGTGATTAGAGAATACTCAGCAGACTTCTctctgagggaagagagaaggggttgGCACTCTCTGTGACCATCGAAAAACCCTAAACTCTTTTGACTCTTTGGGgccagcaagaaagaaaagaaaagaaagaaaaaaaatcatacatatatgtacatatacatgcacaatgAGGGGATGGAGCCAAAGATAGACTTCAGTAACTcaatacatacaaatatgcacatgcatgcagacagacaaac
Proteins encoded in this window:
- the Clec1b gene encoding C-type lectin domain family 1 member B isoform X2: MQDEDGYITLNIKPRKQALSSAVTQQKYLLAEKENLSATLQQLAKKFCQELIRQSEIKTKSAFEIHHRQDYFSPLDWIITPEL
- the Clec1b gene encoding C-type lectin domain family 1 member B isoform X1, encoding MQDEDGYITLNIKPRKQALSSAEPASSWWRVTALILLISSMGLVAGLVALGIMSVTQQKYLLAEKENLSATLQQLAKKFCQELIRQSEIKTKSAFEHKCSPCATKWRYHGDSCYGFFRRNLTWEESKLFCSEQNATLVKTASQSTLKYITDRITSVRWIGLSRQNSKKDWMWEDSSVLHNNSIDLSRNTEENMNCAYLHNGKIHPASCTERHSLICERNAALTRVEELL